A genomic stretch from Petrimonas mucosa includes:
- the dapB gene encoding 4-hydroxy-tetrahydrodipicolinate reductase, with protein MKIALIGYGKMGREIEKIALERGHEIACIIDVNNPEKFDSPEFRSADVAIEFTSPESALHNYRKAFAANIPVVSGTTGWLERLDEVKAACENGGQTFFYASNFSLGVNIFFALSNYLARIMNRFSDYDVKMEETHHIHKLDAPSGTAITLAEGILENLERKDRWVLDKANGNDELQIKAFREGEVPGIHTVVYESDADIIRITHDAKSRKGFALGAVLAAEFTKGKKGFLGMNDMLDLQS; from the coding sequence ATGAAGATTGCATTGATCGGTTACGGAAAGATGGGCCGCGAGATCGAAAAGATTGCCCTGGAACGGGGACACGAGATCGCCTGCATCATCGATGTCAACAACCCCGAAAAATTTGACTCTCCCGAATTCAGGAGCGCAGACGTCGCCATCGAATTCACCTCTCCCGAGAGCGCCCTGCATAACTACAGAAAGGCTTTTGCGGCCAACATCCCCGTAGTATCCGGAACAACCGGATGGTTGGAGCGGCTGGATGAGGTAAAGGCTGCCTGTGAAAACGGGGGACAGACCTTCTTCTACGCTTCAAATTTCAGTTTGGGCGTAAACATCTTCTTCGCCCTCAGCAACTATCTGGCCAGGATCATGAACCGGTTTTCCGATTACGACGTGAAGATGGAGGAGACACATCACATCCATAAACTGGATGCGCCGAGCGGAACAGCCATCACCCTGGCCGAAGGTATTCTTGAAAACCTGGAGCGCAAGGATAGATGGGTACTCGACAAGGCGAACGGCAATGACGAACTGCAGATTAAGGCATTCCGGGAAGGGGAAGTGCCCGGCATTCATACTGTCGTCTACGAATCGGATGCCGACATCATCCGCATCACCCACGATGCCAAAAGCCGGAAGGGATTTGCCCTTGGCGCTGTCTTAGCCGCCGAGTTCACGAAAGGGAAAAAGGGGTTCCTGGGCATGAACGACATGCTCGACCTGCAATCCTGA
- a CDS encoding NAD-dependent epimerase/dehydratase family protein → MEQKRILITGASGFIGSTAVDKALQLGYETWAGIRASSSRTYLQDERIKFIDLNYGDKEKLKGQLLEFAGKYGRFHHIVHNAGITKARHKADFDRVNHEQVRNFVDALIETDTLPDQFIFMSSLSIMGAGDEANYTPFRHDALPNPNTAYGKSKLKTENYLKGLPDFPYLILRPTGVYGPRDRDYLILMKAVKRGLSVGVGFRKQILTFIHAEDLVKVVFRCIERGIIRKEYFVADGENYTGSEFNAIVQQALQKRHLFRITLPLWLVKPAALLSETFAGLTGRTSTFNTDKYRIMKQRNWSCDITPLQHDLDFQPTYRLKEGVEATVKWYREKGWL, encoded by the coding sequence ATGGAGCAGAAAAGAATACTCATTACCGGAGCGAGCGGATTTATCGGTAGCACGGCTGTTGACAAGGCGTTGCAACTGGGTTACGAAACCTGGGCCGGGATCAGGGCGAGCAGCAGCAGGACCTATCTGCAGGACGAGCGTATAAAGTTTATCGATCTCAACTACGGGGATAAGGAGAAACTGAAAGGGCAACTCCTGGAGTTTGCAGGGAAATATGGACGGTTCCACCATATCGTGCACAATGCCGGAATAACCAAGGCTCGTCACAAAGCAGATTTCGACAGGGTTAACCATGAGCAGGTCCGCAATTTCGTGGATGCACTGATTGAAACCGATACCCTCCCCGACCAGTTTATCTTTATGAGTTCGCTGAGCATTATGGGGGCAGGCGATGAAGCAAACTATACACCGTTCAGGCACGACGCTCTCCCCAACCCCAATACGGCCTATGGGAAAAGTAAGTTGAAAACCGAAAATTACCTGAAGGGATTGCCCGACTTTCCCTATCTCATCCTTCGACCCACCGGCGTTTACGGACCACGCGACAGGGATTACCTGATCCTGATGAAGGCCGTAAAGAGGGGGTTGAGCGTGGGTGTCGGATTCCGCAAACAGATACTCACGTTCATTCACGCCGAGGACCTGGTGAAAGTAGTTTTCCGGTGCATCGAGAGGGGCATTATCCGAAAGGAGTATTTCGTGGCCGACGGGGAAAACTATACAGGTTCTGAATTCAATGCCATCGTGCAGCAAGCCTTGCAGAAGCGACATCTCTTCAGAATCACCCTGCCGTTATGGCTCGTAAAGCCGGCTGCACTCCTCAGTGAAACCTTCGCGGGGCTGACGGGCAGAACCTCCACATTCAATACCGATAAATACCGGATCATGAAGCAGCGGAACTGGTCGTGCGACATCACCCCACTTCAGCACGATCTCGACTTCCAACCCACCTACCGGCTGAAAGAGGGGGTTGAAGCTACCGTAAAATGGTACAGGGAGAAAGGTTGGCTCTGA
- the rnr gene encoding ribonuclease R, with product MSKKTSVAESVSKPKKKELEQLVVDFLTANKEKQFNYKQIAAAINIRGEEGRRVLIKVLDRLRDYDVLLETSRGRYKINNRGLILEGRFERRSNGKNFFVPDDDANIIYIPERNSKHAMNGDRVRVQLLAKRKHADTEGVVIEILERAQTRFVGVLEVQKYFAFLVMDSKFLANDIFIPMDELNGAKNGDKVVVEIVEWPEKANNPVGKVIDVLGKPGNNTTEMHAILAQYGLPYSYPAEVEKAAELIPDKIDKKEIARREDFRNVFTLTIDPADAKDFDDALSLRKLSPTLWEVGVHIADVTHYVKPGDLIDREAERRATSIYLVDRTIPMLPERLSNVLCSLRPKEDKLCFSVIFELDENAEIKKSRITRTVIHSDVRLTYEEAQAVIETGKGDFSSEILVLNDLAQKMRERRFANGAINFERYEVKFNLDEKGKPLGVYFKESKEANHLIEEFMLLANKTVAESIGKVPKNKNAKTFVYRIHDIPDSEKLDTLNTFILRFGHKIKTEGSKVEVAKSINSLLDKVQGRPEENLIETIAIRTMSKAVYSTKNVGHYGLAFDYYTHFTSPIRRYPDMMVHRLLERYLNGGSSVDQSELEMECKHSSDMEQVAANAERDSIKYKQVEFMADKVGKVYDGVVSGITEWGLYVEINENKCEGMIPIRELDDDFYELDEKNYRLVGRRTKREYRLGQPLSIQVARANLERKQLDFVLA from the coding sequence ATGAGTAAAAAAACATCAGTTGCGGAATCGGTGTCAAAGCCGAAGAAGAAAGAGCTGGAACAGCTTGTTGTCGATTTCCTGACTGCCAATAAAGAGAAACAGTTTAACTACAAGCAGATAGCCGCTGCGATTAACATCCGGGGAGAAGAGGGGCGGCGCGTATTGATAAAAGTCCTCGACCGGCTACGCGATTATGACGTATTGCTGGAGACTTCTCGCGGAAGATACAAGATAAATAACCGCGGATTGATTCTTGAAGGCCGTTTTGAGAGACGAAGCAATGGTAAGAACTTCTTTGTTCCCGATGACGATGCAAACATCATCTATATTCCCGAACGGAACAGCAAGCATGCAATGAACGGCGACCGGGTCCGTGTTCAGTTGCTTGCCAAGAGGAAACATGCAGACACCGAAGGTGTGGTGATTGAGATTCTGGAACGCGCCCAGACCCGGTTTGTGGGGGTATTGGAGGTACAGAAATATTTTGCTTTCCTGGTGATGGACAGCAAGTTTTTGGCCAACGATATTTTTATTCCGATGGATGAACTCAACGGTGCCAAGAATGGGGACAAAGTTGTGGTGGAGATTGTGGAGTGGCCCGAAAAAGCCAACAATCCGGTTGGCAAAGTGATCGACGTATTGGGCAAACCGGGTAACAATACCACCGAGATGCATGCCATCCTGGCGCAATACGGATTACCGTACAGCTATCCCGCCGAAGTGGAGAAAGCGGCGGAACTGATTCCCGACAAGATCGACAAGAAGGAGATTGCGCGACGGGAGGATTTCCGAAATGTATTTACGCTGACCATCGATCCGGCCGATGCCAAAGATTTCGATGACGCCCTGTCGCTTCGTAAACTTTCACCCACATTGTGGGAGGTGGGCGTACATATTGCCGACGTAACCCATTATGTGAAACCGGGCGACCTGATTGACCGGGAGGCAGAGAGGAGGGCAACCTCCATCTACCTTGTCGACAGGACCATCCCGATGTTGCCCGAGAGGTTGAGTAACGTTCTCTGTTCACTCAGACCGAAGGAGGACAAGCTCTGTTTTTCGGTAATCTTTGAACTCGACGAGAATGCGGAGATTAAAAAGTCGCGCATTACCCGTACCGTTATCCATTCCGATGTCAGGCTTACCTATGAAGAGGCCCAGGCCGTAATTGAGACCGGTAAAGGCGATTTCTCGTCGGAAATCCTGGTACTGAACGACCTGGCACAGAAGATGCGGGAAAGGCGTTTTGCCAATGGAGCCATCAATTTTGAGCGCTATGAGGTGAAGTTCAACCTCGATGAAAAAGGTAAACCGCTGGGTGTCTATTTCAAGGAGTCGAAAGAAGCGAACCACCTTATCGAGGAGTTCATGCTGCTGGCCAACAAGACGGTGGCGGAATCGATAGGAAAGGTGCCGAAAAACAAGAATGCAAAAACATTCGTCTACCGCATCCACGATATTCCCGATTCCGAGAAGCTGGATACCCTGAATACCTTTATTCTCCGCTTCGGACACAAGATAAAGACAGAAGGGAGCAAGGTGGAGGTGGCGAAGAGTATCAATTCGTTGCTGGACAAGGTGCAGGGACGTCCCGAGGAGAACCTGATCGAGACGATTGCCATCCGCACCATGTCGAAAGCGGTCTACTCTACCAAGAACGTGGGGCATTACGGTCTGGCTTTCGATTACTATACCCATTTCACCTCCCCGATCCGAAGGTACCCCGACATGATGGTGCACCGGCTGCTGGAGCGTTATCTCAATGGAGGCAGCTCTGTCGACCAGTCAGAGTTGGAGATGGAGTGCAAGCACTCGTCCGACATGGAGCAGGTGGCTGCCAATGCCGAACGCGATTCCATCAAGTATAAGCAGGTGGAATTTATGGCTGACAAGGTGGGTAAGGTGTATGACGGTGTGGTATCGGGCATTACCGAGTGGGGACTCTACGTGGAGATCAACGAGAACAAGTGCGAGGGAATGATCCCGATCCGCGAACTGGACGACGATTTCTACGAACTCGACGAGAAGAATTACCGGCTGGTAGGCCGACGTACCAAGCGCGAATACCGCCTTGGTCAACCACTCTCCATTCAGGTTGCACGTGCCAACCTCGAAAGGAAGCAGCTGGACTTCGTGCTGGCCTGA
- a CDS encoding O-methyltransferase has protein sequence MKDFLLYVRFALDYALKNRTLSHIKQYSRWYTDKKSGDSTLSRRLPWMTYDAVDFLSRICHPDMEVFEWGSGGSTLFFAARCKEVHTVEHDPDWRGFLTKKMEKLHVMNVNIREIPGSRIDDFNERDYRNPDDFVSNDRKSAGLSFEEYVKAIDPFPEEHFDLVVVDGRVRNCCIKRAIPHVKRGGYLIVDNTDRSYYLAPFPELQDATKWEKTEFQGPVFFQHAFTRTSFFKRL, from the coding sequence ATGAAGGATTTTTTACTCTATGTCCGTTTTGCGCTCGACTATGCACTAAAGAACAGGACGTTGTCTCATATCAAACAGTATAGTCGCTGGTATACCGATAAGAAATCGGGCGATTCTACCCTGAGTCGCCGCTTACCCTGGATGACCTACGATGCTGTTGATTTTCTTTCGCGGATATGTCACCCCGATATGGAGGTTTTTGAATGGGGATCGGGCGGATCTACCCTCTTCTTCGCCGCGAGGTGCAAAGAGGTGCACACCGTAGAGCATGATCCGGATTGGCGGGGTTTTCTCACTAAAAAGATGGAAAAGCTGCATGTTATGAATGTAAATATCCGGGAGATTCCGGGAAGCAGGATTGATGATTTCAACGAAAGGGATTATCGCAATCCCGACGATTTTGTGTCGAACGACAGGAAATCGGCCGGCCTCTCGTTCGAGGAGTATGTCAAAGCAATTGACCCCTTTCCTGAAGAACACTTCGATCTGGTGGTGGTGGACGGCAGGGTGAGGAACTGCTGCATTAAACGGGCCATTCCACATGTAAAGAGAGGCGGCTACCTGATTGTGGATAACACCGACAGGAGCTATTATCTGGCTCCCTTCCCAGAACTTCAGGATGCAACAAAATGGGAAAAGACCGAATTTCAGGGTCCGGTCTTTTTTCAGCATGCGTTCACCAGAACCTCATTTTTCAAAAGGCTCTGA